From Bacillus pumilus, one genomic window encodes:
- the polA gene encoding DNA polymerase I, giving the protein MTDKKKLVLVDGNSLAYRAFFALPLLSNDKGVHTNAIYGFAMILMKMLEDEKPTHMLVAFDAGKTTFRHETFKEYKGGRQKTPPELSEQMPFIRELLDAYQVKRYELPQYEADDIIGTLAVEAEKDGFEVKIFSGDKDLTQLSTDHTTVAITKKGITEVEYYTPAHIEEKYGLRPDQIIDMKGLMGDSSDNIPGVPGVGEKTAIKLLKQFETVENLLEHIDEVSGKKLKEKLEEYKEQAVMSKELATILVEAPIDVSSKDLAYEGPHMDQVISLYKELGFQTLLERLGEAPETDEQVEVDALEVKKMTAVTDDMLTDHAALVVEQLGDNYHEADLIGFAIHNENGAFFITKEDALQSEAFKEWVQDETKKKWVFDSKRAVVALRWHDVDLKGVDNDVLLASYVVNPQKSYEDVASVAKEYGLNIALSDEKVYGKGAKQAIPPEDELKEHLGRKAAAISALHDLTLEALEKNDQHELYEDLELPLALILGEMESLGVKVDIERLEKMGEELTKKLKEYEETIHRLAGETFNINSPKQLGVILFEKLGLPIIKKTKTGYSTSADVLEKLEDKHEIIRSILHYRQIGKLQSTYVEGLMKVTRKDTHKVHTRFNQALTQTGRLSSTDPNLQNIPIRLEEGRKIRQAFVPSKEGWLMFAADYSQIELRVLAHISQDENLIEAFTQDMDIHTKTAMDVFHVSEEEVTSAMRRQAKAVNFGIVYGISDYGLSQNLGITRKEAAAFIERYLTSFKGVKTYMEEIVQEAKQKGYVTTLLKRRRYIPDITSRNFNIKSFAERTAMNTPIQGSAADIIKKAMIDMARRLKEENLQANLLLQVHDELIFEAPKEEIAILEKIVPEVMENALQLDVPLKVDFASGPSWYDAK; this is encoded by the coding sequence ATGACAGACAAAAAGAAATTAGTGTTAGTGGATGGAAACAGCCTCGCATATCGAGCCTTCTTTGCTTTGCCGCTATTATCAAATGATAAAGGCGTACATACAAATGCTATTTATGGATTTGCGATGATCTTAATGAAGATGCTGGAGGACGAGAAGCCTACCCATATGCTCGTCGCATTTGATGCGGGAAAAACAACGTTCCGCCACGAGACATTTAAAGAATATAAAGGCGGAAGACAAAAAACTCCGCCAGAGCTATCAGAACAAATGCCGTTCATCCGTGAACTATTAGATGCCTATCAGGTGAAAAGGTACGAGCTTCCTCAATATGAAGCAGATGATATTATCGGTACATTGGCTGTCGAGGCAGAAAAAGACGGCTTTGAAGTCAAAATCTTCTCAGGAGATAAGGACTTAACACAGCTCTCAACAGATCATACGACAGTGGCTATTACGAAAAAAGGCATCACAGAAGTAGAATATTACACACCTGCTCATATTGAAGAAAAATATGGCCTGCGACCAGATCAAATCATTGATATGAAAGGGCTGATGGGAGATTCCTCAGATAATATCCCAGGCGTCCCAGGTGTAGGCGAAAAAACAGCGATTAAATTGTTAAAGCAGTTTGAAACAGTTGAGAACCTGCTTGAACATATTGATGAAGTGAGCGGGAAAAAGCTAAAAGAAAAACTTGAAGAATATAAAGAACAAGCAGTCATGAGTAAAGAGCTGGCGACGATTCTTGTAGAAGCACCTATTGATGTGTCAAGCAAAGATTTGGCATATGAAGGCCCTCACATGGATCAAGTGATCTCTCTTTATAAAGAACTGGGCTTTCAAACGCTGCTAGAGCGTCTAGGAGAAGCACCAGAAACAGATGAACAGGTCGAAGTAGATGCATTAGAAGTGAAAAAAATGACAGCTGTAACGGACGACATGCTGACAGATCATGCAGCCCTTGTGGTAGAACAGCTTGGAGATAATTATCACGAAGCGGATTTGATCGGTTTTGCGATCCATAATGAAAATGGTGCGTTTTTTATCACGAAAGAAGATGCGCTTCAATCAGAAGCATTTAAAGAATGGGTACAGGATGAAACAAAGAAAAAATGGGTCTTTGATTCAAAAAGAGCAGTTGTCGCCCTGAGATGGCATGATGTCGATCTAAAAGGTGTCGATAATGATGTTCTGCTCGCTTCCTATGTCGTCAACCCGCAGAAATCATATGAGGACGTCGCGAGTGTAGCGAAGGAATATGGTCTGAATATCGCTCTTTCTGATGAAAAAGTATACGGAAAAGGAGCAAAGCAGGCGATTCCACCTGAAGATGAACTGAAAGAACATCTTGGACGAAAAGCAGCGGCGATCTCAGCCTTGCATGATTTAACACTTGAAGCATTAGAAAAAAATGATCAGCACGAACTGTATGAAGATTTAGAGCTGCCACTTGCTCTCATCTTAGGTGAAATGGAATCTCTTGGAGTAAAGGTAGATATAGAGCGCCTAGAGAAAATGGGTGAAGAATTAACGAAAAAACTCAAAGAATATGAAGAAACCATTCACCGCTTAGCAGGAGAAACGTTTAACATCAATTCTCCTAAACAGCTTGGCGTCATCCTATTTGAAAAATTAGGTCTGCCGATTATCAAGAAGACAAAAACAGGCTACTCGACGTCTGCAGATGTGCTTGAAAAGCTTGAAGATAAGCATGAAATCATTCGGTCCATTCTGCACTACAGACAAATTGGAAAGCTGCAATCGACCTATGTAGAAGGGTTAATGAAAGTTACGCGCAAGGATACACATAAAGTGCATACAAGATTTAATCAAGCACTCACGCAAACAGGAAGATTAAGCTCAACAGATCCGAATCTTCAAAACATCCCGATTCGTTTAGAAGAAGGACGGAAAATTCGTCAAGCATTCGTTCCTTCAAAAGAAGGCTGGCTCATGTTTGCAGCAGACTATTCACAAATCGAGCTGCGTGTGCTCGCTCATATTTCACAAGATGAGAATTTGATCGAAGCGTTTACGCAAGACATGGACATTCACACGAAAACAGCGATGGACGTGTTCCATGTCTCAGAAGAAGAAGTGACTTCCGCTATGAGAAGACAAGCCAAGGCTGTAAACTTCGGTATTGTATATGGAATCAGCGATTATGGACTTTCTCAAAACCTTGGGATCACAAGAAAAGAAGCAGCCGCTTTTATCGAACGCTATTTAACAAGCTTTAAAGGCGTGAAAACCTATATGGAAGAAATCGTCCAAGAAGCGAAACAAAAAGGCTACGTCACGACGCTTCTCAAACGCAGACGGTATATCCCGGATATCACAAGCCGTAATTTTAATATCAAAAGCTTTGCAGAACGAACAGCCATGAACACACCGATCCAAGGCAGTGCAGCTGATATTATTAAAAAAGCGATGATTGATATGGCGCGAAGGCTCAAAGAAGAAAACCTGCAGGCAAATCTTTTATTACAGGTGCACGATGAATTGATCTTCGAAGCGCCGAAAGAAGAAATCGCCATCCTTGAAAAGATTGTTCCTGAAGTCATGGAAAACGCACTTCAGCTTGATGTGCCGCTAAAAGTTGATTTTGCTTCAGGTCCATCTTGGTACGATGCGAAATAA
- the pnpS gene encoding two-component system histidine kinase PnpS: protein MSKIRTRLFSGLIFLLFIVFVALGLFLDHMFHVFYETKLTERMEKESSFLMSSMNGDDLKAKQNKEVLHQAKQHFDMNASIVDLKGNIIHTTGQAEQRAIIRNTLNNERLQTKGVVIDDEKDALFHYAVPILKQNEPAGYLFLHASYEPLNEIDGQLWLALAFCLGSAIIIIVFFGYRMSMKYVKPIDYATKVAKQLERGNYDTNNYEELMIETSELNTSMKRLAGSLQEMTSAGEMQRDRLQTVIENIGAGIILIDKMGYIHLVNRTFRKQFKVQKHIYMHKLYHEAFTHEEIIELIDEIFMTETKVRKFLRLAVDIERRYFQVDGVPILSTDDEWKGIVLVFHDVTETKQLEQMRKDFVANVSHELKTPITSIKGFSETLLDGAIDDKEALTEFLSIILKESVRLETLIQDLLDLSKIEQQQFKLNIQEANATEIIQEIQVLLSQKATEKGIQLHVRVPKEPVYVMADPLRLKQIFLNLVNNALTYTPEGGSVTISARPRKGAYEFDVADTGIGMKKSEIPRIFERFYRIDKDRSRNSGGTGLGLAIVKHLVEAHEGTISVHSKQGKGTTFTVSLKST, encoded by the coding sequence ATGAGTAAAATTAGAACCCGTCTGTTTTCGGGACTCATTTTTCTCCTTTTTATTGTGTTTGTGGCACTTGGTCTTTTCTTGGACCACATGTTCCATGTTTTCTATGAAACCAAATTAACGGAACGAATGGAAAAGGAATCGAGCTTCCTAATGTCTTCCATGAATGGTGACGATCTGAAGGCGAAGCAAAACAAGGAGGTCCTCCATCAGGCAAAGCAGCATTTTGATATGAATGCGTCGATTGTGGACCTGAAGGGGAATATCATACATACAACGGGTCAAGCAGAACAAAGGGCCATCATTCGAAACACGCTGAACAATGAACGTCTCCAAACAAAAGGGGTCGTCATTGACGATGAGAAGGATGCGCTGTTTCATTATGCTGTCCCGATCCTGAAACAAAACGAACCAGCGGGTTATTTATTTCTCCATGCGTCATACGAGCCTTTAAATGAAATTGACGGCCAGCTCTGGCTTGCATTAGCCTTTTGTCTTGGCTCGGCGATTATCATCATCGTTTTCTTTGGGTACCGCATGTCGATGAAATATGTGAAACCAATTGATTATGCTACAAAGGTAGCCAAACAGCTGGAACGCGGGAACTATGATACGAATAACTATGAAGAGTTGATGATTGAAACAAGTGAACTGAATACTTCCATGAAGCGTTTGGCAGGAAGTCTTCAAGAAATGACAAGTGCCGGTGAAATGCAGAGAGACCGGCTGCAAACGGTCATTGAAAATATTGGAGCGGGGATTATTTTGATTGATAAGATGGGTTATATCCACCTAGTCAATCGAACCTTCCGCAAGCAGTTTAAGGTACAAAAGCACATTTACATGCACAAGCTGTATCACGAAGCGTTTACACATGAAGAGATTATCGAATTAATTGACGAAATTTTCATGACAGAAACGAAGGTGCGGAAGTTTTTACGTCTAGCCGTTGACATTGAACGCCGCTACTTCCAAGTGGATGGTGTACCCATTTTAAGTACAGACGATGAATGGAAAGGAATTGTCCTCGTGTTTCATGACGTGACAGAAACGAAGCAGCTGGAGCAGATGCGAAAAGACTTTGTTGCCAATGTGTCTCATGAGTTAAAAACACCGATTACATCGATTAAAGGATTTTCTGAAACCCTTCTTGATGGCGCAATTGATGACAAAGAAGCACTGACAGAATTCCTTTCTATCATTTTAAAAGAGAGTGTCCGTCTAGAAACATTGATTCAAGACTTACTTGATCTTTCTAAAATTGAGCAGCAGCAATTCAAGCTGAATATTCAAGAAGCCAATGCGACAGAAATCATCCAAGAGATTCAAGTGCTGTTAAGTCAAAAGGCTACAGAAAAAGGCATTCAACTACATGTGCGTGTCCCAAAAGAACCGGTCTATGTCATGGCAGACCCGCTAAGGTTAAAGCAAATCTTCCTCAATCTCGTCAATAATGCCCTGACCTATACACCAGAGGGAGGAAGTGTTACCATCTCAGCAAGACCGCGGAAAGGTGCCTATGAATTTGATGTAGCAGATACAGGAATCGGCATGAAGAAAAGCGAGATTCCAAGAATATTTGAGAGATTTTATCGAATTGATAAAGATAGAAGCAGGAATTCAGGCGGTACAGGTCTTGGTCTTGCCATTGTCAAACACCTTGTGGAAGCGCATGAAGGAACGATTTCTGTCCACAGCAAACAAGGTAAAGGGACGACTTTTACAGTGAGTCTGAAATCGACTTAG
- a CDS encoding response regulator transcription factor produces MNKKILVVDDEESIVTLLSYNLERAGYDVVTARDGEEALEKAASEQPDLIVLDLMLPKMDGIEVCKQLRIQKMMFPILMLTAKDDEFDKVLGLELGADDYMTKPFSPREVGARVKAILRRAQQSQPAPTQEEKEEIIADQIKIGELRILPEHYEVYFQEERLELTPKEFELLLYLAKHKGRVLTRDLLLSAVWNYDFAGDTRIVDVHISHLRDKIEKNTKKPTYIKTIRGLGYKLEEPKSNE; encoded by the coding sequence ATGAATAAAAAAATATTAGTTGTGGATGATGAAGAATCGATTGTAACACTTCTAAGCTATAACCTTGAAAGAGCGGGCTATGATGTCGTCACAGCAAGAGACGGGGAAGAAGCGCTTGAAAAAGCAGCAAGTGAACAGCCTGATCTCATTGTATTAGATTTAATGCTTCCGAAGATGGACGGCATTGAAGTGTGCAAACAACTGAGAATTCAAAAAATGATGTTCCCTATTTTAATGCTGACAGCAAAGGACGATGAATTTGATAAGGTGCTAGGCCTTGAGCTTGGAGCCGATGATTACATGACAAAGCCATTCAGTCCTAGAGAAGTGGGTGCTCGGGTAAAAGCCATCTTGAGAAGAGCACAGCAATCTCAGCCTGCCCCCACGCAAGAGGAGAAGGAAGAGATCATTGCAGACCAAATCAAAATTGGTGAACTGCGCATTTTACCAGAACACTACGAAGTCTATTTCCAGGAAGAACGTCTAGAGCTCACACCAAAAGAGTTTGAACTGCTGCTTTATTTGGCGAAGCATAAAGGACGTGTCCTCACGCGTGATTTATTGTTAAGTGCCGTTTGGAATTATGACTTTGCAGGTGACACTCGTATTGTGGATGTCCATATTAGCCACTTGCGGGACAAAATTGAAAAGAACACGAAAAAACCAACATACATTAAAACGATTCGCGGCTTAGGCTACAAATTGGAGGAGCCAAAGTCAAATGAGTAA
- the mdh gene encoding malate dehydrogenase, whose protein sequence is MANKRKKVSVIGAGFTGATTAFLTAQKELADVVLVDIPQLENPTKGKALDMLEASPVQGFDANITGTSNYEDTAGSDVVVITAGIARKPGMSRDDLVSTNEKIMRSVTREIVKYSPEAIIVVLTNPVDAMTYAVYKESGLPKEKVIGQSGILDTARFRTFVAQELNLSVKDVTGFVLGGHGDDMVPLVRYSYAGGIPLETLIPKDRIDAIVERTRKGGGEIVNLLGNGSAYYAPAASLVEMVEAILKDQRRVMPTIAYLEGEYGYEGIYLGVPTIVGGNGLEKIIELELTEEERSQLDRSVESVKNVMKVLS, encoded by the coding sequence ATGGCAAACAAGCGTAAAAAAGTATCTGTCATCGGAGCAGGCTTTACTGGAGCAACTACAGCATTTCTAACGGCTCAAAAAGAATTAGCGGACGTCGTATTAGTCGATATCCCGCAGCTTGAGAACCCAACAAAAGGGAAAGCACTTGATATGCTGGAAGCAAGTCCTGTTCAAGGCTTCGATGCAAACATTACAGGAACTTCTAACTACGAAGATACAGCCGGTTCTGATGTCGTGGTCATTACGGCGGGAATTGCAAGAAAGCCGGGAATGAGCCGTGACGATCTCGTGTCAACAAATGAAAAAATCATGCGCAGTGTGACACGCGAAATCGTTAAATATTCTCCAGAAGCCATCATTGTTGTGTTAACAAACCCTGTTGATGCAATGACGTATGCAGTTTATAAAGAATCAGGATTACCAAAAGAAAAAGTCATTGGACAATCGGGCATTCTTGATACAGCACGTTTCCGTACGTTTGTTGCTCAAGAATTAAACCTATCTGTTAAAGATGTGACGGGCTTTGTACTTGGTGGACATGGCGATGACATGGTTCCTCTTGTTCGTTACTCTTATGCAGGCGGTATCCCGCTTGAAACATTGATTCCAAAAGATCGAATTGATGCAATTGTTGAAAGAACAAGAAAAGGCGGCGGCGAAATCGTGAACCTATTAGGTAACGGTAGTGCATATTATGCTCCTGCTGCTTCACTAGTCGAAATGGTTGAGGCGATCCTTAAAGATCAGCGCCGCGTCATGCCGACGATTGCTTACCTTGAAGGTGAATATGGCTACGAAGGCATTTACCTAGGTGTACCAACAATCGTAGGTGGCAACGGTCTTGAGAAGATCATCGAGCTTGAGCTGACAGAAGAAGAAAGAAGTCAGCTTGACCGTTCTGTTGAATCTGTTAAGAATGTCATGAAAGTATTGTCTTAA
- the icd gene encoding NADP-dependent isocitrate dehydrogenase, with protein MSQGEKITVTGGVLNVPNNPIIPFIEGDGIGPDIWKAASRVLEAAVEKAYKGEKQITWKEVYAGEKAYNKTGEWLPEQTLEDIREYLIAIKGPLTTPIGGGIRSLNVALRQELDLFTCLRPVRWFQGVPSPVKRPEDTDMVIFRENTEDIYAGIEYAKGSDEVKKLIDFLKNELGVNKIRFPETSGIGIKPVSEEGTSRLVRAAIQYAIDQGRKSVTLVHKGNIMKFTEGAFKNWGYEVAEKEFGDKVFTWAQYDRIVEQDGKDAANKAQSEAEAAGKIIVKDSIADIFLQQILTRPAEFDVVATMNLNGDYISDALAAQVGGIGIAPGANINYETGHAIFEATHGTAPKYAGLDKVNPSSVLLSGVLLLEHLGWQEAADLVIQSVEKTIASKVVTYDFARLMDGATEVKCSEFADELIKNLS; from the coding sequence TTGTCACAAGGCGAAAAAATTACAGTTACTGGCGGCGTATTGAATGTACCAAATAATCCAATTATCCCGTTTATCGAAGGGGACGGAATCGGTCCTGACATTTGGAAAGCAGCATCAAGAGTACTTGAAGCAGCTGTAGAAAAAGCATATAAAGGTGAAAAGCAAATCACTTGGAAAGAAGTATATGCAGGTGAGAAAGCTTACAATAAAACTGGAGAATGGCTTCCTGAGCAAACACTTGAAGACATTCGTGAATACTTAATCGCGATCAAAGGACCACTGACAACACCAATCGGCGGAGGAATCCGTTCATTAAACGTGGCACTTAGACAAGAGCTTGATCTATTCACATGCTTACGTCCAGTTCGCTGGTTCCAAGGCGTACCGTCTCCTGTGAAACGTCCAGAAGACACAGATATGGTCATCTTCCGTGAGAACACAGAAGATATCTATGCTGGCATCGAGTATGCAAAAGGATCAGACGAAGTGAAGAAGTTAATTGACTTCTTGAAAAATGAATTAGGTGTAAACAAAATCCGTTTCCCAGAAACGTCAGGTATCGGAATCAAGCCAGTTTCTGAAGAAGGAACTTCTCGCCTTGTCAGAGCGGCTATCCAATATGCAATCGACCAAGGCCGTAAGTCTGTGACGCTTGTTCACAAAGGAAACATCATGAAATTTACAGAAGGTGCCTTCAAAAACTGGGGCTACGAAGTGGCTGAAAAAGAGTTTGGCGACAAGGTCTTTACATGGGCACAATATGATCGTATTGTAGAACAAGATGGAAAAGATGCGGCAAACAAAGCGCAAAGTGAAGCAGAAGCTGCTGGCAAAATTATTGTCAAAGACAGCATTGCAGATATTTTCCTTCAACAAATCCTAACTCGTCCAGCTGAGTTCGATGTTGTGGCAACAATGAACTTAAACGGAGATTACATCTCTGATGCTCTTGCAGCACAAGTTGGTGGAATTGGTATCGCACCAGGTGCGAACATCAACTACGAAACAGGACACGCTATTTTTGAAGCGACTCACGGAACAGCACCTAAATATGCTGGTCTTGATAAAGTGAATCCATCTTCTGTTCTTCTATCAGGCGTGCTTTTACTTGAGCACCTTGGCTGGCAGGAAGCAGCTGATCTAGTGATTCAATCTGTTGAAAAAACAATTGCATCAAAAGTCGTCACTTACGATTTTGCTAGATTAATGGATGGCGCAACAGAAGTGAAATGTTCTGAGTTTGCTGACGAGCTCATCAAAAACTTGTCTTGA
- the citZ gene encoding citrate synthase → MTATRGLEGIVATTSSVSSIIDDTLTYVGYNIDDLTEKATFEEIVYLLWHLKLPNEQELSELKQQLNENAHIPQEIIEHFKSYSLDGVHPMSAIRTAVSLLGLLDDESEIMDKEANYRKAIRLQAKISGLVATFSRIRKGLEPVQPKEEYSYAANFLYMLNGEEPSPVEIEAIDKALILHADHELNASTFTARVCVATLSDIYSGVTAAIGALKGPLHGGANEGVMKMLSEIGEVENVDSYIHGKLEKKEKIMGFGHRVYRQGDPRAKHLKEMSQRLTNLTGEPKWYEMSVRAEEIVTSEKNLPPNVDFYSASVYHSLGIDHDLFTPIFVISRFSGWIAHILEQYDNNRLIRPRADYIGPDLQTFVPISERD, encoded by the coding sequence ATGACAGCAACAAGAGGTCTTGAAGGTATTGTGGCAACAACTTCATCCGTAAGCTCAATTATTGATGATACTCTTACTTATGTAGGGTACAATATCGATGATTTAACTGAAAAAGCTACATTCGAAGAAATTGTCTACCTGTTATGGCACTTAAAGCTGCCGAATGAGCAAGAGCTGAGTGAGTTAAAACAGCAGCTCAATGAAAATGCTCACATTCCGCAAGAAATCATTGAGCACTTTAAATCGTATTCGCTGGACGGGGTTCATCCAATGTCTGCGATTCGTACAGCGGTATCCTTACTAGGTTTACTCGATGACGAATCAGAGATTATGGACAAAGAAGCGAATTACAGAAAAGCCATTCGTTTACAGGCGAAAATTTCTGGACTAGTCGCTACGTTTTCACGCATTCGAAAGGGACTTGAGCCTGTACAGCCAAAAGAAGAATACAGCTATGCTGCGAACTTCTTGTATATGCTAAATGGCGAAGAGCCGTCACCAGTAGAAATTGAGGCAATTGATAAGGCACTCATTCTACATGCGGATCATGAATTAAACGCATCGACATTTACAGCACGTGTATGTGTTGCTACACTATCAGATATCTACTCTGGTGTAACAGCGGCTATCGGTGCGCTGAAAGGGCCACTTCATGGCGGAGCCAACGAAGGCGTGATGAAGATGCTTTCAGAAATTGGCGAAGTTGAAAACGTAGATTCCTATATTCATGGTAAGCTAGAGAAGAAAGAAAAAATTATGGGCTTTGGCCACCGCGTATACCGTCAAGGTGACCCGCGTGCAAAGCATCTAAAAGAAATGAGCCAGCGTTTAACAAACCTCACTGGCGAGCCGAAATGGTATGAAATGTCTGTTCGCGCAGAGGAAATCGTGACATCAGAGAAAAATCTTCCACCAAATGTTGATTTTTATTCTGCATCTGTATATCACAGTCTTGGGATTGATCATGACTTATTTACACCAATTTTCGTGATCAGCCGATTCTCTGGATGGATTGCTCACATTCTAGAGCAGTATGACAACAACCGTCTCATCCGTCCAAGAGCTGACTACATTGGACCTGATCTTCAAACCTTTGTTCCGATCAGTGAAAGAGACTAA
- a CDS encoding DUF441 domain-containing protein yields MFTQANLFLVLLLVIALIAKNNSLILAVSVLIAIKLIGLDQKIFPVLQSKGINWGVTVITIAVLVPIATGDIGFKQLGEAMKSSYAWIALGAGILVALIAKNGIVLLENDPHITAALVFGTILAVSLFKGVAVGPLIGAGIAYLAMQAVKFFSG; encoded by the coding sequence ATGTTTACTCAAGCAAATTTATTTTTGGTTCTTTTACTCGTTATTGCACTTATTGCAAAGAACAATTCATTAATTTTAGCGGTTTCTGTGCTGATTGCGATTAAGCTGATTGGTTTGGATCAAAAAATTTTCCCGGTTCTCCAATCAAAAGGCATCAATTGGGGTGTCACCGTCATTACAATTGCTGTGCTTGTTCCTATTGCAACAGGTGACATTGGATTTAAGCAGCTTGGAGAAGCCATGAAATCTTCTTATGCTTGGATTGCACTTGGGGCGGGTATATTAGTAGCATTAATCGCAAAAAACGGTATTGTGCTACTCGAAAATGATCCGCATATCACGGCAGCGCTTGTGTTCGGGACAATTTTGGCAGTCAGCTTATTTAAAGGTGTAGCTGTCGGTCCGCTGATCGGAGCAGGAATTGCTTATTTGGCGATGCAGGCTGTGAAATTTTTCAGCGGTTGA
- the ytvI gene encoding sporulation integral membrane protein YtvI, whose amino-acid sequence MNHTYMAIFLRSLMMISIAVFAVVFLYQSFPFLYPFWIALIVSCLIHPAVCKIEEITGMPRGIVVVIVLLLFLVAAAGFITLLVAEIISGSAYLAKVLPGHLDQMIGIVERFFTDKILPLYHDVTAQFNTLQAGQKESILGQIQALGDEAAAKIGTFLSKTLELIPAFLGLLPDAAATLLFSALATFFITKDWFTLKKYGSRIFPAKWRQHTRAILSEIKKAITGFMKAQLLLVAMTIGLVVIGLIILKVEHAFVIALCIGFVDLLPYIGSGTVFLPWIIYSAMTGNLSLAIGLGILYIVVLIQRQISEPKVLSKSIGLNPLATLVALFVGLKCFGFLGLVIGPASLVVWQAFRNAGVFRDIYQYIRYGMQK is encoded by the coding sequence GTGAATCACACCTATATGGCCATTTTTCTGCGAAGTTTGATGATGATCAGCATTGCTGTATTTGCGGTTGTCTTTTTATATCAGTCTTTTCCTTTTTTATATCCTTTTTGGATTGCACTTATTGTATCCTGCCTGATTCATCCTGCCGTATGCAAAATAGAAGAGATCACCGGAATGCCGAGAGGAATTGTAGTAGTCATTGTACTATTGCTCTTTTTAGTGGCAGCAGCCGGTTTCATCACACTCTTAGTAGCAGAAATTATTTCAGGAAGTGCTTATTTAGCAAAGGTTCTGCCTGGACACCTTGATCAAATGATTGGTATTGTCGAACGGTTTTTTACAGATAAGATTCTGCCTTTGTACCATGATGTCACCGCCCAATTTAATACGCTTCAAGCAGGTCAAAAGGAATCGATTTTAGGACAAATCCAAGCGCTAGGCGATGAAGCTGCCGCAAAAATAGGGACTTTTCTTTCAAAAACGCTCGAGCTTATCCCGGCTTTTTTAGGTCTTTTGCCTGATGCAGCCGCAACCCTTTTGTTTTCTGCACTGGCGACTTTTTTTATCACGAAAGATTGGTTTACGTTAAAAAAATATGGCTCTCGTATCTTTCCCGCAAAATGGAGGCAGCATACACGCGCCATTTTATCTGAAATCAAAAAAGCCATTACCGGTTTTATGAAGGCGCAGCTTCTGCTTGTTGCTATGACCATCGGCCTCGTCGTCATTGGGCTGATCATCTTAAAAGTCGAGCATGCCTTTGTCATTGCTTTATGTATTGGGTTTGTCGATTTACTTCCTTATATCGGGAGCGGTACTGTTTTTCTGCCTTGGATCATTTACTCCGCTATGACAGGAAACCTTTCACTCGCTATCGGGCTCGGCATTTTGTATATTGTCGTGCTCATTCAAAGACAAATTTCAGAGCCAAAAGTCTTAAGCAAGTCCATTGGGCTTAATCCTTTAGCAACGCTTGTGGCATTATTTGTCGGGTTAAAATGCTTTGGTTTTCTTGGACTTGTCATTGGTCCTGCTTCCCTTGTCGTGTGGCAGGCATTTCGTAATGCAGGTGTTTTTAGAGATATCTATCAATACATTCGGTACGGCATGCAAAAGTAA
- a CDS encoding FxsA family protein produces the protein MKKYLLLLLILFPALEISLFLISSKIIGILPTMLMIVLTSALGAYFARKQGIEAFQKVQRDLQYGKMPGVTIVDGFCILIGGLLLLIPGFLSDIIGALLLIPMTRKQIKPLFERWLRNMSNRNRYTIIR, from the coding sequence TTGAAAAAATATTTGCTACTATTATTGATTCTGTTCCCTGCATTGGAAATCAGTTTGTTTTTAATATCAAGTAAAATCATTGGCATTTTGCCAACGATGCTGATGATCGTACTCACGAGTGCACTAGGTGCTTATTTTGCAAGAAAGCAAGGAATCGAAGCTTTTCAAAAAGTGCAGAGAGATTTACAATATGGCAAAATGCCAGGGGTAACGATTGTCGATGGTTTTTGCATTCTGATTGGCGGCCTGCTGCTGCTCATTCCCGGCTTCTTATCGGATATCATTGGTGCGCTGCTACTCATTCCGATGACGAGAAAGCAAATCAAGCCGCTCTTTGAACGCTGGCTTAGAAACATGTCTAATCGCAATCGCTATACGATTATTCGCTAA